In [Phormidium] sp. ETS-05, the genomic window GACAAGGCTACATATTATCTCAAGCATGATTCTGAGCGTGAAAAAATAGCCCGTGCTGGCTTTGAAAGAGCTTGCAAGGACTATGATGCTGATAAATGTTTAGAAGATTTTTTAGATTGGGCTTCGACTGTAAAAATTAAGTCATCAAGGAAGGTTTTGTAATGATATTCCAAAAAATTAAAACTATTCTATCTCAGGACAAACCAACAAAATATTTAGTTGGAAGGATTTTATGGAAGTCAGGGCTTTGTCGATTATTTAAAATCCAACGTGATGGTTATTGTCTTCATTTTTCGCCCTCAGCTTTGTCTGCAACCTTATGGGTTTATCCATATGGACACCAAACTGGTGAAGAGAATTTTTTCAAGCACTATCTCAAAGTAGGTGATAGGGTCATAGACATTGGTGGAAATATTGGGGTCTTGGCAATCAGAGCCGCTTTGTCAGTTGGATCAAAAGGGCAAGTCTATTCAGTAGAACCCCATCCTCGGATCTATCAGTATCTTTTAAAGAATATAAAACTCAATAAGCTAGAAAACGTTCAAACTTTTAACTATGCTATGGGGGAGAGTTCAGAAGATAGTATAATTTTTTCCCAAAAGCCTGATGATTCACAAAATCAGGTAATCAAAAATGGTCAAGGCATAAGTATTCCCATGAAGAAATTGGATGATTTGCCAATCAAAGAATCAGAAATTCATCTTTTGAAAATAGATGTAGAGGGATATGAAAAGTTTGTGCTGGAAGGAGCATCTCAGATTATAAGCAAAATCCAATGCATCTACTTTGAATCTTGGGAATATCACTTTACGAAGTTTGGATATCATACTAGCGATGTAATAAAATTATTAATAGAGAAAGGATTCCAATGTTTTAGAATGCTGGATGATTCTACTGTGACATCTATATCACTTGGTTACGCATCAGAAAACTGTGAGAATTTAATAGCAGTCAAAGATATAAACTCCTTTTTGGAAAGAACTGGTTTTACTTATAAGTAAAAATTAATTTATGAGGTGATGAAAAGTGACAAGCACTTTTGAGCAAGAAGTCAAAAGAGGAGAGCGTTTTCAGTTCGGTAAAAACTGGAGTAACTTTTTATCCGTACTTGATGACGAACGAATTGGAAAAGCAGAGAACTCTCTTAAACAAAGCCTACAAGTAGAGGATTTACAGGGTAAAAGTTTTCTAGACATTGGGTCTGGTAGTGGATTATTTTCACTGGCTGCGCGTCGTCTAGGAGCAACAGTTCATTCCTTTGATTACGATCCTCAAGCTGTAGTCTGTACTCAACAACTAAAAAATCGTTTTTTTTCGGATGACAAAAATT contains:
- a CDS encoding FkbM family methyltransferase yields the protein MIFQKIKTILSQDKPTKYLVGRILWKSGLCRLFKIQRDGYCLHFSPSALSATLWVYPYGHQTGEENFFKHYLKVGDRVIDIGGNIGVLAIRAALSVGSKGQVYSVEPHPRIYQYLLKNIKLNKLENVQTFNYAMGESSEDSIIFSQKPDDSQNQVIKNGQGISIPMKKLDDLPIKESEIHLLKIDVEGYEKFVLEGASQIISKIQCIYFESWEYHFTKFGYHTSDVIKLLIEKGFQCFRMLDDSTVTSISLGYASENCENLIAVKDINSFLERTGFTYK